One genomic segment of Pyruvatibacter mobilis includes these proteins:
- a CDS encoding gamma carbonic anhydrase family protein, giving the protein MAIYALDGTEPQLPESGRYWVAPSASVMGNVILEEDASVWFGATIRGDNDPIRIGARANVQDGSVLHTDPGMPLTIGPDVTIGHMVMLHGCTIGEGSLIGIGATVLNGAKIGKGSIIGAHALVTEGKEIPDGVLAVGSPAKVVRELTPEDSAALKLSAHHYVENWKKFTKELRKLAD; this is encoded by the coding sequence ATGGCGATCTACGCGCTTGATGGCACTGAACCGCAGCTTCCCGAATCCGGCCGCTACTGGGTGGCGCCCAGCGCCTCGGTGATGGGCAATGTCATTCTCGAGGAGGATGCCAGTGTCTGGTTCGGTGCGACGATCCGCGGCGACAATGACCCCATCCGCATCGGCGCGCGCGCCAACGTTCAGGATGGCTCGGTGCTGCATACGGATCCCGGCATGCCGCTTACCATCGGCCCGGATGTCACCATCGGGCACATGGTCATGCTGCATGGCTGCACCATCGGTGAAGGCTCGCTGATCGGCATCGGCGCGACGGTGCTCAACGGCGCGAAGATCGGCAAGGGCTCGATCATCGGCGCGCATGCGCTGGTTACCGAGGGCAAGGAGATCCCCGACGGCGTGCTGGCGGTGGGGTCCCCCGCCAAGGTCGTACGGGAGCTGACGCCGGAGGACAGCGCCGCCCTCAAATTGTCCGCACATCACTACGTGGAAAACTGGAAAAAATTTACCAAGGAACTGCGCAAGCTGGCCGATTGA
- a CDS encoding enoyl-CoA hydratase/isomerase family protein gives MSEAHDLSAAAEDEVLYEVDGHIATITLNAPDRMNTISRDMLARLTELMVVAEEDTAVRCVILTGRGRAFCAGLNLEEARSGGGISGGINSGPRPTLDLRNTPPTVMHAMDTPTICAVNGGAAGYGLDTALGCDIRLMADTAKMAVAFTKRGVVPESGGTWFLPRMLGWEKAAELIFTGRTLSAEESVEWGLASRVVPAADLMTEARALAEEIAGNAPLAVQASKRMMRMGMNETFADHVHHVYLQLLPLMGSDDMKEGMMAFLEKRKPDFKGR, from the coding sequence ATGAGTGAAGCGCATGACCTTTCGGCTGCTGCCGAAGACGAGGTGCTGTACGAGGTGGATGGCCATATCGCTACCATCACCCTCAACGCGCCGGACCGCATGAATACCATTTCGCGCGACATGCTGGCGCGGCTGACGGAACTGATGGTGGTGGCGGAGGAAGACACAGCCGTCCGCTGCGTCATTCTCACCGGACGGGGGCGGGCTTTCTGCGCCGGTCTCAATCTCGAGGAAGCGCGCTCCGGCGGAGGTATTTCCGGCGGCATCAATTCCGGCCCGCGCCCGACGCTGGACCTGCGCAACACGCCGCCCACCGTCATGCATGCCATGGACACGCCCACCATCTGCGCCGTCAATGGCGGGGCGGCTGGCTATGGGCTCGACACGGCGCTTGGCTGCGACATCCGCCTGATGGCCGACACGGCCAAGATGGCGGTGGCCTTCACCAAGCGCGGCGTGGTGCCGGAAAGCGGCGGCACGTGGTTCCTGCCGCGCATGCTCGGTTGGGAGAAGGCGGCGGAACTTATCTTTACCGGCCGCACGCTGTCGGCCGAGGAATCTGTCGAATGGGGCCTTGCCTCCCGCGTGGTGCCGGCGGCTGACCTGATGACCGAGGCGCGGGCCCTGGCTGAAGAGATCGCCGGCAATGCGCCACTCGCCGTGCAGGCCTCCAAGCGCATGATGCGCATGGGCATGAACGAGACCTTCGCCGACCATGTGCACCACGTCTATCTGCAGTTGCTGCCGCTGATGGGCTCGGACGACATGAAGGAGGGCATGATGGCCTTCCTTGAAAAGCGCAAGCCGGACTTCAAGGGACGATAG
- a CDS encoding enoyl-CoA hydratase-related protein codes for MSDAFSNLEFAAAERDGHVLKVTINRPDRMNSLHPPANFELEKIFDAFEADDDLWVAIITGAGERAFSAGNDLKYQAEGNAIEVPKTGFAGLTARYGITKPVIAAVNGVAMGGGFEIALACDLIIAADTATFALPEPKVGLAALAGGLHRLPRQIPVKQAMGMILTGRTVPAAEGQALGFVNQVVPQAELMDAAMKWAKQIEACSPMSIRASKQSVYAGLDEANLEKAVTGKYDAVHALFKSEDLIEGPRAFAEKRAPQWKGR; via the coding sequence ATGAGTGACGCATTCAGCAATCTCGAATTCGCCGCCGCCGAGCGCGACGGCCACGTCCTGAAGGTGACCATCAACCGGCCGGACCGCATGAACTCGCTGCATCCGCCGGCCAATTTCGAGCTCGAGAAGATTTTCGATGCCTTCGAGGCGGATGATGATCTGTGGGTCGCTATCATCACCGGTGCAGGCGAGCGCGCCTTCTCGGCGGGCAACGACCTCAAATATCAGGCCGAGGGCAATGCCATCGAAGTGCCGAAGACGGGCTTTGCCGGTCTCACCGCGCGGTACGGCATCACCAAGCCGGTGATCGCCGCAGTCAACGGTGTCGCCATGGGAGGCGGTTTCGAGATCGCACTGGCGTGCGACCTCATCATCGCGGCTGACACGGCCACCTTCGCGTTGCCGGAGCCGAAAGTGGGTCTTGCGGCGCTGGCCGGTGGCCTGCACCGGCTGCCGCGGCAGATCCCGGTCAAGCAGGCCATGGGCATGATCCTCACGGGCCGCACCGTACCGGCGGCCGAGGGCCAGGCGCTTGGCTTCGTCAACCAGGTTGTTCCGCAGGCGGAGCTCATGGATGCGGCGATGAAATGGGCCAAGCAGATCGAGGCGTGCAGCCCGATGTCGATCCGTGCGTCGAAGCAGAGTGTCTATGCGGGGCTCGACGAGGCCAATCTCGAGAAGGCCGTCACCGGCAAATACGACGCGGTGCATGCGCTGTTCAAGAGCGAGGACCTGATCGAGGGCCCGCGCGCCTTCGCCGAGAAGCGCGCTCCCCAGTGGAAGGGCCGCTAG
- a CDS encoding transglutaminase-like cysteine peptidase, which produces MIILRSVLMLAVVVVLAACQTTGGTAATLTSNSASAMAPNAAPAMKEGARARPPIGYVGFCLRHREDCQPADSSLTTASTGMAAGMQRAANAPAAVALTAGKWRELNEVNSYFNSTIRPVNDIDLVQKIEWWDYAINSAGDCEDYVLEKRRALIARGWPADALLITVVRQLNGEGHAVLTVVTDKGDLILDNMTMGIVSFDKAPYTWLMRQSRQHPMHWVKLNGEGTAARTASTKASDTRSPSFVAEGPSGL; this is translated from the coding sequence ATGATCATTCTTCGCAGTGTTCTTATGCTGGCAGTCGTCGTCGTACTTGCGGCCTGCCAGACCACCGGCGGCACCGCCGCCACTCTCACCAGCAATTCTGCCTCCGCCATGGCGCCCAATGCGGCACCTGCCATGAAGGAAGGCGCCCGGGCACGTCCGCCTATCGGCTATGTGGGCTTCTGCCTGCGGCACCGGGAGGACTGTCAGCCTGCCGACAGCAGCCTCACCACCGCCTCCACCGGCATGGCCGCCGGTATGCAGCGCGCAGCAAACGCCCCGGCAGCCGTGGCGCTGACCGCCGGCAAGTGGCGCGAGCTCAACGAGGTGAACAGCTATTTCAACAGCACCATTCGCCCGGTGAACGACATCGATCTCGTGCAGAAGATCGAATGGTGGGACTACGCCATCAACTCAGCCGGCGACTGCGAGGACTATGTGCTTGAAAAGCGCCGTGCCCTGATTGCCCGCGGCTGGCCTGCTGATGCGCTGCTCATCACCGTCGTCCGCCAGCTCAATGGCGAGGGCCACGCGGTGCTGACCGTGGTCACCGATAAGGGCGACCTCATTCTCGACAACATGACGATGGGCATCGTGTCCTTCGACAAGGCGCCCTACACCTGGCTCATGCGCCAGTCGCGCCAGCACCCCATGCACTGGGTGAAGCTGAACGGTGAAGGCACCGCTGCCCGCACCGCGTCTACCAAGGCTTCCGATACCCGGTCTCCGAGCTTCGTGGCGGAGGGTCCTTCGGGCCTCTAA
- a CDS encoding glycine zipper 2TM domain-containing protein, which yields MLAFAKPILTVAAAAMAAVFLLAATPTTARAESDCSNTNTGGVLGGIAGAALGGFLGSQFGSGGGKTAATIGGVILGGIAGNQLGKELTCEDEEYVEDTTYESLETGEETTWRNEESGNYGEVRPGEVYTDARGYECRAFEQEIYVNGQPVKDTGTACKQPDGSWQIVS from the coding sequence ATGCTGGCATTTGCAAAACCCATCCTGACCGTCGCCGCTGCCGCCATGGCCGCGGTCTTCCTGCTGGCCGCAACCCCCACCACCGCGCGGGCGGAGAGCGATTGCAGCAATACCAATACCGGCGGCGTGCTGGGCGGCATTGCCGGTGCGGCTTTGGGCGGCTTCCTCGGCTCCCAGTTCGGCTCCGGCGGCGGCAAGACGGCGGCCACCATCGGCGGCGTCATTCTTGGCGGCATTGCAGGCAACCAGCTCGGCAAGGAACTGACCTGCGAAGACGAGGAATATGTGGAGGACACCACATATGAATCGCTGGAAACCGGCGAGGAGACCACCTGGCGCAACGAGGAAAGCGGCAATTACGGCGAAGTGCGCCCTGGCGAGGTCTATACGGACGCCCGCGGCTATGAATGCCGGGCCTTCGAGCAGGAAATCTACGTCAATGGCCAGCCGGTGAAGGACACAGGCACCGCCTGCAAGCAGCCCGACGGGTCCTGGCAGATCGTTTCCTGA
- a CDS encoding lipid A deacylase LpxR family protein, producing MTCLSLFRAGSGAAVLSLLGAFSLAGASPALAAGCGSQERHRIAAVQAENDLFGNGADRHYTHGTQATFISGGPVPQILQDIGHGTPGFGRSDRMQFSVSVGQSIFTPDDISIPTLQKDDRPYAGWLNLGLGVVAFHQDCAPDGTSTTTRIDALEVAIGVIGPWSQADDVQTTWHDWIDTQEPRGWANQLENEPGIVLTYERRLPRRLDIQWFEDALPFNLEADATPHFGFSLGNVFTHAAAGATLRIGDDLSTTDGVPRIRPSLPGSGYFEPVDGITWQAFGGAELRAVARNIFLDGNTFQTSHRVEKETLVADFQAGVALTIGRARVTFTNIWRSKEFKKQDAWDEFGSISAAFHF from the coding sequence ATGACCTGTCTTTCCCTGTTCCGTGCGGGCTCCGGCGCCGCTGTCCTGTCCCTGCTGGGCGCTTTCAGCCTGGCCGGTGCCTCCCCCGCTTTGGCCGCGGGATGCGGCTCACAGGAGCGCCACCGCATCGCGGCGGTGCAGGCGGAAAACGACCTGTTCGGCAACGGGGCGGACCGGCACTACACCCACGGCACCCAGGCGACCTTCATTTCGGGAGGGCCGGTGCCGCAGATCCTGCAGGACATCGGCCACGGCACGCCGGGCTTCGGGCGCAGTGACCGGATGCAGTTCTCGGTCTCGGTGGGCCAGTCGATCTTCACGCCGGACGACATTTCCATCCCGACCCTGCAGAAGGATGACCGGCCCTATGCGGGCTGGCTCAATCTGGGCCTCGGCGTGGTTGCCTTTCACCAGGACTGCGCCCCGGACGGCACCTCCACGACAACGCGCATCGATGCGCTGGAGGTCGCGATCGGCGTGATCGGCCCGTGGTCGCAGGCCGATGACGTGCAGACCACCTGGCATGACTGGATCGACACCCAGGAGCCGCGCGGCTGGGCCAACCAGCTGGAGAACGAGCCGGGCATCGTGCTCACCTATGAACGCCGCCTGCCGCGCCGGCTGGACATCCAGTGGTTCGAGGACGCCCTGCCCTTCAACCTGGAAGCGGATGCGACACCGCATTTCGGCTTCTCACTGGGCAATGTCTTTACCCATGCAGCCGCAGGCGCCACCTTGCGCATCGGCGATGACCTGAGCACCACCGACGGCGTGCCGCGCATCCGCCCCAGCCTGCCGGGCTCGGGCTATTTTGAACCGGTGGACGGCATCACCTGGCAGGCATTCGGCGGTGCTGAGCTGCGCGCGGTGGCCCGCAACATCTTCCTCGACGGCAACACGTTCCAGACCAGCCACCGGGTGGAAAAGGAAACGCTGGTGGCGGATTTCCAGGCCGGTGTGGCGCTGACCATCGGCCGGGCGCGGGTGACCTTCACCAACATCTGGCGCAGCAAGGAATTCAAGAAGCAGGACGCCTGGGACGAGTTCGGCTCGATCTCGGCCGCGTTCCACTTCTGA
- a CDS encoding PilZ domain-containing protein: protein MTDRQPGLEMAEGQPHSFVATDERRTYTRVAVNLSARCLMPDGGEYEGRVRDISASGCFIELDAFCTRPEMRERIIAYIDRLGRFEGDVVRSTQDGFALELSMTPAKRDRFAATLEKFAQGDAAALEEIRRHRRVEIEDKPTQLKLASGQTAHCRIIDMSLSGASVETHLRPVLGAFVELGRMQAKVVRYHENGFAVEFSEVGTTPKAVLRHFDPIQ, encoded by the coding sequence ATGACTGACCGCCAACCCGGCCTCGAGATGGCTGAAGGCCAGCCGCACTCGTTTGTGGCGACAGATGAGCGGCGCACCTATACGCGCGTGGCCGTCAATCTGTCCGCGCGCTGCCTGATGCCGGATGGCGGGGAGTATGAAGGCCGTGTGCGCGACATCTCGGCCTCCGGCTGCTTCATCGAGCTGGATGCATTCTGCACCCGCCCGGAAATGCGCGAACGCATCATTGCCTATATCGACCGCCTGGGCCGCTTCGAGGGCGATGTCGTCCGCAGCACCCAGGATGGCTTTGCCCTGGAACTCTCCATGACCCCGGCCAAGCGCGACCGCTTTGCCGCAACGCTGGAGAAATTCGCCCAGGGTGATGCCGCCGCGCTGGAAGAGATCCGCCGCCACCGGCGCGTGGAAATCGAGGACAAGCCCACCCAGCTGAAGCTTGCAAGCGGCCAGACGGCCCATTGCCGCATCATCGACATGTCCCTGTCGGGTGCATCCGTTGAAACGCATCTGCGCCCCGTGCTGGGTGCATTCGTGGAGCTGGGCCGCATGCAGGCCAAGGTCGTGCGCTATCACGAGAACGGCTTTGCCGTTGAGTTCTCGGAAGTCGGCACGACGCCGAAGGCCGTGCTGCGCCACTTCGACCCGATCCAGTAG
- a CDS encoding SDR family NAD(P)-dependent oxidoreductase: protein MQIDKGKVALVVGAGASAGIGGAIARRAAAEGLHVFVAGRTQEKLDALVSEIEAAGGKATAIVADTTQADDVARMFDVAEKEAGLPDLVIYNAGNNRFSPLTEMSDSFFEDLWRLCAFGGFLVGREMARRVLPEGDGVRDTQATLIFTGATASMRARPPFTAFASAKAAERALAHGMAREFGKRGLHVAHAVIDGIVDGNQVRSRLPEYLDAKGEDGGLNPDAVADAYWTLHMQNQTTWTLEMDLRPAKEEF, encoded by the coding sequence ATGCAGATCGACAAGGGCAAGGTGGCGCTGGTGGTGGGTGCCGGCGCTTCGGCGGGTATCGGCGGTGCCATTGCGCGCAGGGCAGCAGCGGAAGGGCTGCATGTCTTCGTTGCCGGGCGCACACAGGAAAAGCTGGATGCGCTGGTGAGCGAAATCGAGGCCGCCGGCGGCAAGGCCACCGCAATCGTAGCTGATACGACGCAGGCGGATGATGTCGCGCGCATGTTCGACGTGGCGGAGAAGGAAGCGGGGCTGCCTGACCTTGTGATCTACAATGCGGGCAATAACCGCTTTTCGCCGCTCACGGAGATGAGCGATTCCTTCTTTGAGGACCTCTGGCGGCTCTGCGCCTTTGGCGGCTTCCTTGTCGGGCGCGAGATGGCGCGGCGTGTGCTGCCCGAGGGTGACGGGGTGCGTGATACCCAGGCGACCCTCATTTTCACCGGTGCCACGGCTTCCATGCGCGCGCGGCCGCCATTCACAGCCTTTGCCTCCGCCAAGGCCGCGGAGCGCGCACTGGCCCACGGCATGGCGCGTGAATTTGGCAAGCGCGGCCTGCATGTGGCCCATGCGGTTATCGACGGCATTGTTGACGGCAATCAGGTGCGCAGCCGCCTGCCGGAATATCTCGACGCCAAGGGCGAGGACGGCGGACTGAATCCTGACGCGGTCGCCGACGCCTACTGGACGCTGCACATGCAGAACCAGACCACCTGGACATTGGAAATGGACTTGCGGCCGGCCAAGGAAGAGTTCTAG
- a CDS encoding GFA family protein gives MAPARVYEGGCLCGYIRYRTEGQPVFPHLCSCRMCRRWSGAPTVAWVEFPMDEIDWCGPGGEPQLFRSSARTQRGSCPLCGSGLCAVDDGYANVSITIGSLDRPNLIVPDARHSHARTRPKWWEARVMHSGNGGG, from the coding sequence ATGGCACCTGCCCGGGTGTATGAAGGTGGCTGCCTGTGCGGGTATATCCGGTACCGTACCGAGGGGCAGCCGGTATTTCCGCATCTTTGCTCATGCCGCATGTGTCGCCGGTGGAGCGGCGCGCCAACGGTTGCGTGGGTCGAGTTTCCGATGGATGAGATTGACTGGTGCGGCCCAGGCGGTGAGCCGCAGCTGTTTCGCAGTAGTGCGCGCACCCAGCGCGGCTCCTGTCCACTGTGTGGGAGCGGCTTATGCGCCGTTGATGATGGATATGCCAATGTCTCCATCACAATTGGCAGTCTGGACCGGCCTAACCTGATCGTTCCGGACGCCCGCCACAGCCATGCTCGGACACGGCCCAAATGGTGGGAGGCAAGGGTCATGCACTCCGGCAATGGAGGCGGCTGA
- a CDS encoding OmpA family protein, translating to MRQFLRLDIRHLLMVAVAVILSSCASYQLDEARDMTPSGDAFTQALYDAYLTHSARAFEEDNEELSNAFAARAIAAARGTVVAPVVPMADALQPGAAPIANFDTARSRLIAALNAGRSTQPVLSAQAQAAFDCWYLRSIDPESDAAAISRCRSEFDTGLVGLEAAITPPAPVVVLPDAASFTAYFGFDEWFLRAEALDVIGEAMETARVGGHGEIVLGGHTDTSGPAGYNDTLSLRRAEVVKATMVELGALPDAIRVIAYGETQLAVPTADGVREALNRRVEIQLVP from the coding sequence ATGCGGCAGTTCCTTCGTCTCGACATCCGTCACCTGCTCATGGTGGCGGTCGCGGTCATTCTGTCTTCCTGCGCCAGCTATCAGCTGGATGAGGCGCGGGACATGACGCCATCGGGGGATGCCTTCACCCAGGCCCTCTATGACGCCTATCTCACCCATTCGGCGCGTGCTTTCGAGGAAGACAACGAAGAGCTGTCCAACGCCTTTGCTGCCCGCGCCATTGCTGCGGCGCGCGGCACGGTGGTGGCGCCGGTGGTGCCCATGGCCGATGCCCTGCAGCCCGGGGCGGCGCCGATCGCCAATTTCGACACGGCCCGCAGCCGCCTGATCGCCGCCCTCAATGCGGGGCGCAGCACCCAGCCGGTGCTGTCGGCCCAGGCCCAGGCAGCGTTTGACTGCTGGTATCTGCGCTCAATCGATCCTGAGTCTGACGCCGCCGCCATCAGCCGCTGCCGGTCCGAATTCGATACGGGTCTGGTGGGTCTTGAAGCCGCCATTACCCCGCCGGCTCCGGTGGTCGTGCTGCCGGATGCCGCCAGTTTCACCGCCTATTTCGGCTTTGATGAGTGGTTCCTGCGTGCCGAGGCGCTGGATGTGATCGGCGAAGCGATGGAAACGGCCCGCGTCGGCGGCCACGGGGAAATCGTGCTCGGTGGGCATACGGATACCTCCGGCCCGGCCGGCTACAACGACACCCTGTCCCTGCGACGCGCCGAGGTGGTGAAGGCCACCATGGTCGAGCTGGGGGCGCTGCCGGATGCCATCCGCGTCATCGCCTATGGCGAGACTCAGCTTGCCGTTCCCACCGCCGATGGTGTGCGCGAAGCGCTCAACCGCCGCGTGGAAATTCAGCTGGTGCCGTAA
- a CDS encoding choline dehydrogenase, with translation MDAFDYVIVGAGSAGCVLANRLSEDEGARVLILEAGPRDKNMFIHMPAGYAQLVGTKNPHNWGFETEGQPHLNNRKLWWPRGKGWGGSSSINAMVYTRGHARDYDMWRQMGNPGWSYADCLPYFKKAEHSNRDDTVFHGHDGPLHVQKSNRTNDPLLDVFVEAGHQAGHPLTEDFNGAQQEGFARYEHTIKGSKRCSAAQAYLVPALNRKNLVAETGARTTRILFNGTKVTGIEYVQKGEVKQVQVNKELILSGGAINSPQLLLLSGIGNADYVKKFGIQPVADVKGVGQNLQDHLGVVSQFNCTQPITLHRSAGAAARIKAGLSYLLFGKGDASFPPTAGGAFIKTRPDLEIPDVQLHYVSVAMPDSHGREGINEAHGFSCIMYPARPQSRGFLGLKSADPMDDPLLQPMYLEAPDDRRAMRDGIRATEEIFRQQAFDPYRGDRLKPPAGVNTDDEYDAWIRATAETLYHPVGTCKMGTDDMAVVDPSMKVRGVEGLRVVDASIMPTLVGANTNAPTIMIAEKTADMIRGRTALAPEYVTIAEDREPVAAAE, from the coding sequence ATGGACGCATTTGATTATGTGATCGTGGGTGCGGGCAGCGCGGGCTGCGTGCTGGCCAACCGGCTGAGCGAGGACGAAGGGGCCCGGGTGCTGATCCTGGAAGCCGGTCCGCGCGACAAGAACATGTTCATCCACATGCCTGCCGGCTACGCCCAGCTTGTCGGCACCAAGAACCCGCACAATTGGGGCTTCGAGACCGAAGGCCAGCCGCATCTCAACAACCGCAAGCTCTGGTGGCCGCGCGGCAAGGGGTGGGGCGGTTCGTCCTCGATCAATGCCATGGTCTATACGCGCGGTCATGCGCGCGACTACGACATGTGGCGGCAGATGGGCAATCCGGGCTGGTCCTATGCGGACTGCCTGCCGTACTTCAAGAAGGCCGAGCACTCCAACCGCGACGACACCGTGTTCCACGGCCATGACGGCCCGCTGCATGTGCAGAAGTCCAACCGCACCAATGACCCGCTGCTCGATGTCTTCGTCGAGGCTGGTCATCAGGCCGGCCATCCGCTGACGGAGGATTTCAACGGCGCGCAGCAGGAAGGCTTCGCCCGCTACGAGCACACCATCAAGGGCTCCAAGCGCTGTTCGGCGGCGCAGGCCTATCTGGTGCCGGCGCTGAACCGCAAGAACCTGGTCGCGGAGACGGGTGCCCGCACCACGCGCATCCTGTTCAACGGCACAAAGGTCACCGGTATTGAGTATGTGCAGAAGGGCGAGGTGAAGCAGGTTCAGGTCAACAAGGAGCTGATCCTCTCCGGCGGTGCCATTAACTCGCCGCAGCTCCTGCTGCTTTCGGGCATCGGTAACGCGGATTACGTGAAGAAGTTCGGCATCCAGCCGGTGGCGGACGTCAAGGGCGTCGGCCAGAACCTGCAGGACCATCTGGGCGTGGTCAGCCAGTTCAACTGCACCCAGCCGATCACGCTGCACCGGTCAGCCGGCGCTGCGGCCCGCATCAAGGCCGGCCTGTCCTATCTGCTGTTCGGCAAGGGGGACGCGTCCTTCCCGCCGACCGCCGGCGGTGCCTTCATCAAGACCCGTCCGGACCTCGAAATTCCGGATGTGCAGCTGCACTATGTCAGCGTCGCCATGCCCGACAGCCACGGCCGCGAAGGCATCAACGAGGCGCACGGCTTCTCCTGCATCATGTATCCGGCCCGTCCGCAGAGCCGGGGCTTCCTCGGTCTCAAATCCGCGGACCCGATGGATGATCCGCTGCTGCAGCCGATGTATCTGGAAGCCCCGGATGATCGCCGCGCCATGCGTGACGGCATTCGCGCCACCGAGGAGATCTTCCGCCAGCAAGCGTTCGATCCCTATCGCGGTGACCGGCTGAAGCCCCCTGCGGGCGTCAACACGGATGATGAGTATGACGCCTGGATCCGTGCCACGGCGGAGACGCTCTATCACCCGGTCGGCACCTGCAAGATGGGCACCGACGACATGGCGGTGGTCGATCCGTCCATGAAGGTGCGTGGTGTTGAAGGTCTGCGCGTGGTGGATGCGTCCATCATGCCGACGCTGGTCGGGGCCAACACCAATGCGCCGACCATCATGATCGCCGAAAAGACCGCCGACATGATCCGCGGCCGTACGGCGCTTGCACCGGAATATGTCACCATCGCCGAAGACCGCGAGCCGGTGGCCGCCGCCGAATAG
- a CDS encoding pentapeptide repeat-containing protein, translating into MQPPLNQPITRSAPAHVRLRARSPLGPGVALNGASPDILPSRVVSSQARMGVEMLKVALLRHHKFIKGLKGGQRLVISFQCIDGLDLSGADLREAEFVGTSGRNVCLDGADLSGANFFSSDFSEATFRGATLVRADLRGGLFVEADFEGANLDHADIRDGMIMTRDGGGNLAYFASGEGTTTLTGASMSSVNLTGARMLRANLSGTVLTDANFQNARMRSARLTDSDLSGAIFTGCDLTDADLSGCNLRGSTLAGSVLDNTNLAGADLTASQVTRSELTHADITGATLPPQVTETGQTIADMIQEHRIWVASLGERGKQLQAVGIDATGLKAPRMKLAAADLRNTVLADAQLSHSSLTMADLDGAMLAKAQLQFCDLRGARLSNIRAKGAILSNADMSPMPIGGMGGKKWPVRAHGAMFQGADLRRADMRQADFTGGSFYRADLRNADLREAILVDVDLRGADLRGAELGGVDLRGARGAEELRVQLVDFEDELPAVTS; encoded by the coding sequence ATGCAGCCTCCCCTGAACCAGCCCATCACCCGTTCGGCCCCGGCTCATGTCCGGCTGCGGGCCCGGTCACCCCTGGGGCCGGGGGTCGCGCTTAACGGCGCATCGCCTGACATTCTGCCGTCACGCGTGGTGTCCTCGCAGGCACGGATGGGGGTGGAGATGCTGAAGGTGGCGCTTCTCCGCCACCACAAGTTCATCAAGGGCCTCAAGGGCGGGCAGCGCCTCGTCATCTCCTTTCAGTGTATCGACGGCCTGGACCTGTCCGGCGCGGATCTGCGCGAAGCGGAATTCGTCGGCACCAGCGGCCGCAATGTCTGTCTCGACGGTGCGGACCTGTCGGGGGCCAATTTCTTCAGCTCCGATTTCAGCGAAGCGACCTTTCGCGGGGCGACGCTTGTGCGGGCCGACCTCCGGGGCGGGCTGTTTGTCGAAGCGGATTTCGAGGGTGCCAATCTCGATCACGCGGATATCCGCGACGGGATGATCATGACCCGCGACGGCGGTGGCAATCTTGCCTATTTCGCCAGCGGCGAGGGGACGACAACCCTCACCGGCGCCAGCATGTCGTCGGTCAATCTCACCGGCGCGCGTATGTTGCGGGCCAATCTGTCCGGCACGGTGCTGACCGACGCCAATTTCCAGAACGCCCGCATGCGCAGCGCGCGGCTCACGGATTCCGACCTGTCGGGGGCGATCTTCACCGGCTGTGACCTGACCGATGCGGATCTGTCCGGCTGCAACCTCCGCGGCTCCACCCTTGCCGGCAGTGTTCTCGACAACACCAATCTGGCCGGTGCCGATCTCACGGCCTCGCAGGTGACGCGCAGCGAGCTGACCCATGCGGACATCACCGGAGCCACCTTGCCGCCGCAGGTCACCGAGACCGGGCAGACCATCGCCGACATGATTCAGGAGCACCGCATCTGGGTTGCGAGCCTCGGGGAGCGCGGCAAGCAATTGCAGGCGGTCGGAATTGACGCCACCGGTCTCAAGGCGCCGCGCATGAAGCTGGCTGCCGCTGACCTGCGCAATACCGTGCTGGCGGATGCCCAGCTATCGCACTCCAGCCTCACCATGGCCGATCTGGATGGCGCGATGCTGGCCAAGGCGCAGCTTCAGTTTTGTGATCTTCGTGGCGCGCGGCTGTCCAATATCCGGGCCAAGGGCGCGATCCTGTCAAACGCGGATATGTCGCCGATGCCCATTGGCGGCATGGGCGGCAAGAAGTGGCCGGTGCGGGCCCATGGGGCCATGTTCCAGGGCGCTGATCTGCGCCGCGCCGATATGCGCCAGGCGGATTTCACCGGCGGTTCGTTCTACCGGGCTGATCTGCGCAACGCGGATCTGCGCGAGGCGATCCTGGTGGATGTGGATTTGCGGGGCGCTGACCTGCGCGGCGCAGAGCTTGGCGGGGTGGATCTGCGCGGGGCACGTGGTGCCGAAGAACTGCGCGTGCAGCTTGTCGACTTCGAGGATGAACTCCCCGCCGTCACGTCCTAG